A stretch of the Veillonella parvula DSM 2008 genome encodes the following:
- a CDS encoding NAD-dependent epimerase/dehydratase family protein, translating into MNDVLSYELERTVEDIHIFLSKLSGKTILITGATGFIGSMLTRLFLVSNMKYGTDINIICSVRNIEKAEALFSNLKNSEQLVYITNGLVACNDSVDYIFHTAAPTTSKFFVTQPVETLNDSISTTLDVLQYATKNRVKKIVYLSSMEQYGIQQVDYQNMTEDDLGYIDHLDVRSSYSEGKRICECYCSAYFHEYNVPICIARVAQCFGPGLSLLDNRVSMQFAKSVMHNENIVLHTKGQSVSNFCYITDVLSALVLLLFKGECGEAYNICNSNETRSIKDIANLVAKEVAKSKIDVVFDIPDNANQYGYAHDVKFILNSEKIQSLGWKPKINMVTGYRNLIDYIKYEKNIS; encoded by the coding sequence ATGAATGATGTTTTATCTTATGAGTTGGAACGCACTGTTGAAGATATTCATATTTTCTTATCTAAACTTTCAGGGAAAACTATTTTGATAACGGGGGCAACCGGATTCATAGGATCTATGCTCACCCGATTGTTTTTAGTTAGTAATATGAAATATGGGACAGATATTAATATTATTTGTTCCGTGAGAAATATAGAAAAGGCAGAGGCTTTGTTCTCTAACCTTAAGAATTCAGAACAGTTAGTCTATATTACTAATGGCCTTGTTGCATGTAATGATTCTGTTGATTATATATTTCACACTGCAGCACCTACTACATCTAAGTTTTTTGTTACACAGCCAGTTGAAACGTTAAATGATAGCATTAGTACAACATTAGACGTCTTGCAATATGCAACAAAGAATAGAGTTAAAAAAATCGTATATTTATCCTCTATGGAACAATATGGTATTCAGCAAGTAGATTATCAAAATATGACTGAAGATGATTTAGGTTATATTGATCATTTAGATGTTAGAAGTTCGTATTCTGAAGGTAAACGTATTTGTGAATGTTACTGTAGTGCTTACTTTCATGAATATAATGTACCTATTTGTATTGCTCGCGTTGCACAATGTTTTGGTCCAGGTCTTTCACTTTTAGATAATCGTGTATCTATGCAGTTTGCTAAAAGTGTTATGCATAATGAAAATATTGTTTTACATACCAAAGGACAATCTGTATCAAACTTTTGTTATATAACTGATGTACTTTCGGCCTTGGTACTATTACTGTTTAAGGGAGAATGTGGAGAAGCATACAATATATGTAATAGTAATGAAACAAGAAGTATCAAAGATATTGCGAATTTAGTAGCAAAAGAAGTCGCTAAGAGTAAAATAGACGTGGTATTTGATATACCGGATAATGCCAATCAATATGGATATGCACATGATGTAAAGTTTATTTTAAATAGTGAAAAAATCCAGTCGTTAGGGTGGAAACCTAAGATCAACATGGTAACAGGATATAGAAATTTAATTGATTATATAAAATATGAGAAGAATATCTCATAA
- a CDS encoding inverse autotransporter beta domain-containing protein — MKYIIVLMSALCMFVMPVSGEQVNKAEQPMQGTTVKQVHSESKTILSDDSDTFHVNSSHTPDHVIGQGGLEMPDSTDKKTTRYSDTDAVNSALQAVVMTGVHSAMHGSKAKPWMQRTVLSLRFQKNWKPLYGVETLQPLGHYDETSRHVWFTQERLANAADTGTTANVGIGYRRIAENDDHYYGGNLFYDHRFRGNHGRMSVGLEYVSGIGAFRMNWYRGVSGERSLDGATRMENVSNGYTAEYGTSFKNARWARVYMEAYRWQLRRSADKHGLRIGTELQLTPRISVDMGYNKPEHEHGSPYGKIMFRLAGVDTAWFGGNHRLDTKTSVRANMLENVRRQHMVHVD; from the coding sequence ATGAAATATATAATCGTGTTGATGAGTGCCCTTTGCATGTTCGTTATGCCCGTATCGGGGGAGCAGGTAAATAAAGCAGAGCAGCCTATGCAGGGGACTACGGTAAAACAAGTTCATAGTGAAAGTAAGACCATATTATCTGACGACTCAGATACCTTTCATGTTAATTCGTCTCATACTCCAGATCATGTTATCGGTCAGGGCGGATTGGAGATGCCAGACTCCACAGATAAAAAGACGACTCGTTATTCCGATACAGATGCGGTCAACTCTGCGTTGCAGGCGGTGGTCATGACTGGTGTTCATTCCGCAATGCACGGATCGAAGGCGAAACCGTGGATGCAGCGAACCGTCTTGTCATTGCGCTTTCAGAAAAACTGGAAACCCTTGTACGGTGTGGAAACATTGCAGCCGTTAGGTCATTATGATGAGACATCTCGTCATGTGTGGTTTACACAGGAGCGGTTGGCGAATGCTGCGGATACAGGAACGACGGCGAATGTAGGCATCGGCTATCGCCGAATTGCTGAGAACGATGACCATTATTACGGTGGCAATCTGTTTTATGACCATCGGTTCAGAGGCAATCACGGTCGCATGAGTGTCGGGCTGGAGTACGTGTCGGGGATCGGTGCGTTTCGCATGAACTGGTATCGCGGTGTGTCTGGTGAGCGTTCCCTTGATGGTGCGACGCGTATGGAAAATGTGTCTAACGGATATACTGCGGAGTACGGGACTAGCTTCAAGAATGCCCGTTGGGCGCGCGTGTACATGGAAGCCTATCGTTGGCAGTTGCGGCGCAGTGCGGATAAGCATGGCTTGCGCATCGGCACGGAGTTGCAGCTCACGCCGAGAATTTCCGTGGACATGGGCTACAACAAACCGGAGCATGAGCACGGCAGTCCGTACGGTAAAATCATGTTCCGTCTAGCCGGTGTCGATACGGCTTGGTTTGGTGGTAACCATCGATTGGATACAAAAACATCGGTTCGTGCTAATATGTTGGAAAATGTGCGTCGTCAACATATGGTGCACGTTGATTGA
- a CDS encoding acyltransferase codes for MRASNIELLRIISMILIIMHHFSVHGCFPITPDLTFNKVFLQVFGLGGKAGVVAFVMITGYFMVSSSFKLHKFAKLVGQIWFYSIAMLGVAMGLGLDTVTSRNMMLALLPIGAMSWFGQNFLVLYLLAPIINRVLRWLQHKYYVMLLVISTVIWFLIPTALNLWPNVPHTTFGFKHIFSFVIFYSMGAYIKLYGSHITKKIGIIFSTIGLVGAFLGDIIVDVLAMTNSAYMKQIFYFTQNDYGFFQLLLGIGLFIIFLKAKITYRPWINVVASTTFGIYLLHDNKLFLHYMWDNVLATYQYYDSILLPLYAILVVALIFVVGMIVDYVRLAFIEKPVMKAITPSLDRIQSRVEKVLPL; via the coding sequence ATGAGAGCGAGCAATATTGAATTGTTGCGTATCATTTCGATGATACTAATTATTATGCACCATTTTAGCGTGCACGGTTGTTTCCCCATTACGCCAGATTTAACGTTTAATAAGGTGTTTCTCCAAGTATTTGGACTTGGAGGCAAGGCTGGTGTAGTTGCCTTTGTTATGATAACGGGCTATTTTATGGTTTCTAGTAGTTTTAAGCTGCACAAGTTTGCCAAGTTAGTAGGGCAAATATGGTTTTACAGCATTGCCATGTTGGGCGTGGCTATGGGTTTAGGACTCGATACGGTGACGTCAAGGAATATGATGCTCGCTTTATTGCCTATTGGCGCCATGAGTTGGTTTGGTCAGAACTTTTTGGTACTCTATTTACTAGCGCCTATTATTAATCGAGTACTTCGTTGGCTACAGCATAAATACTACGTTATGCTTCTAGTGATTTCCACGGTAATTTGGTTCTTAATACCGACGGCATTGAATTTGTGGCCTAATGTACCACATACTACCTTTGGATTCAAACATATCTTTTCCTTTGTTATATTCTATTCGATGGGGGCATATATCAAGCTGTATGGCTCACATATAACAAAGAAAATAGGTATTATATTTAGCACCATAGGCCTTGTAGGGGCCTTTCTAGGGGACATCATTGTCGATGTACTAGCCATGACGAATTCAGCGTATATGAAACAGATTTTCTACTTTACGCAAAATGATTATGGCTTCTTTCAATTGCTATTAGGTATTGGCTTATTTATTATTTTTTTGAAAGCAAAGATCACTTATCGCCCTTGGATTAATGTGGTAGCATCTACTACCTTTGGTATATATCTATTGCATGATAATAAGCTATTCCTTCATTACATGTGGGATAATGTATTGGCAACATATCAGTACTATGATTCAATACTATTACCTCTGTATGCAATTCTTGTAGTGGCGCTCATTTTTGTCGTCGGTATGATTGTAGACTATGTGCGGTTGGCTTTCATAGAAAAACCTGTGATGAAAGCAATTACGCCAAGCCTCGACCGGATTCAGTCAAGGGTTGAGAAAGTACTGCCATTATAA
- a CDS encoding NAD-dependent epimerase/dehydratase family protein, producing MRITVTGGAGFIGSHLVDRLIEDGHTVQVIDNLYTGNKEFVHSKAQFVELDIRDPKLYSVLEEFRPDYIFHEAAQTEVSTSMRDPMLDCDINLMGLINLLNTAVKLDVKKFLMPSSAAVYGNLDTLPLNEEMIGNPSSFYGLTKLTTEHYLRIYHEAFGLPYICYRYSNVFGPRQGNGGEGGVISIFAKAIVQGSPIIIYGDGKQTRDFIYVDDVVEANILGMQHQVTGIYNVSTGISSSVNLLVDEFRNISGKDIDVVYDKPRLGDIRDSVLATDKSEKELLFTAKYNLHDGLIKTYEYFKTVEG from the coding sequence ATGAGAATAACTGTAACTGGTGGGGCTGGATTTATTGGCTCTCATTTAGTTGATCGTTTAATAGAGGATGGTCATACTGTACAGGTTATTGATAACTTATATACAGGAAACAAAGAATTTGTTCATTCGAAAGCACAATTCGTAGAATTGGATATTAGAGACCCAAAGTTATACTCTGTCTTAGAAGAATTTCGTCCAGACTATATATTTCATGAGGCTGCACAAACTGAAGTTTCCACGTCTATGCGTGACCCAATGTTAGATTGTGATATTAATTTGATGGGGTTAATCAATTTACTTAATACAGCAGTAAAACTAGATGTTAAAAAGTTTTTGATGCCATCTTCTGCAGCGGTTTATGGTAATTTGGATACATTACCATTAAATGAGGAAATGATTGGAAATCCATCTTCATTTTATGGATTAACAAAGTTAACTACAGAACATTATCTTCGTATTTATCATGAAGCTTTTGGATTACCATATATATGTTATCGCTATTCTAATGTGTTTGGTCCACGACAAGGTAATGGTGGAGAGGGGGGCGTTATTAGTATTTTTGCTAAAGCGATTGTACAAGGCTCTCCTATTATTATTTACGGTGATGGAAAACAAACAAGGGACTTTATATATGTGGATGATGTAGTTGAAGCTAATATTTTAGGTATGCAACACCAGGTTACAGGTATTTATAATGTAAGTACTGGCATCTCAAGTTCTGTCAATTTGTTAGTTGATGAGTTTAGAAATATTAGCGGTAAAGATATAGACGTAGTTTATGATAAGCCTAGATTAGGCGATATTAGAGATTCTGTTTTGGCAACTGATAAATCAGAAAAAGAGCTTTTATTTACAGCAAAATATAATTTACACGATGGGTTAATAAAAACATATGAGTATTTTAAAACAGTAGAGGGCTAG